Below is a genomic region from Halostella litorea.
GACTGGCGGGATATCTCGGCCGCGCTGCTGTCCTCCTACTGTGACGACCAGGACGTCAGCCTCTACACGTACAAACACGAGAACCTGAAGTTCGCGGAAAATCCCTACGTCGTCGGGGACTACGTGGTCAAACCCTCCCACGACGACCCGGACCTCGCGGTCGTCGTGGACGTCGACGACGACGACGGGACCGTCAGCGTCGTCTACGGAGGTCCCCGGGGCGACGACGTCGCTCCCGCAAACCTCCGGGAGCACTGCGAAAGCGAGGGGCTATCCACCTACGAGTATGCCTGTACCGAACTGGCGTTCGCGGATATGCAACGGTTCTGAACCCCAGTTGCCTACCGGAATTTCTGCTCGGGACTAGCTCATAAGCCCCGTCTGGAACGGCTCGCAACGTCCGGAAGACACCACGGTCGCTGGTCGTTGGGAAATGCGGGAGAAGTGGGCCCGGCGCGAAGTTCGAACTCGCCGAGACGTGCTCGCTTCGCTGCGCGCGTCTCGTCTGCTCGAATTCGCTTGGCGACACGACTTCCCGCACTCGGCACGCCTCGCTGTCGCTCGGCGTTCGTTGAGTGCGGGAAAGGTAGTGGGCCGGCGCGAATTGCACCACGCGCTTTGCGCAAGCGCGGTTTCGCGGTTCCTGCCGGGCGCTCCGCGCCGGGCGGGCTTCCACCAGATATGGCCACCAACTCCCCGTTGGGGATCGGCTACCCAAGCCCTCGTGGCCGCCCACTGCGCCCCAGCCACGAGGCAAGAATGACGGAACCCGAGAATCTCGAAGACCTGAACCCCGAACAGGGCCGAAAGATGTACCTCGAGGATCGCCGCGGCGAGGTCTCAGCTGCTACGCTTCAGAGTCACGGCTACCGACTCGACCAGTTCGTCGACTGGTGTCGTGGCGAGGAAATCGAGAACCTGAACGAACTGAGCGGAAGAGACGTGCAGACGTTCAAACTCGCACGGAAACAGGAGGGACTCGCACCGGCGACCTTGAAATCGCAGATGGACACGCTGCGCGTGTTCCTGCGGTTCTGTGCGAGTATAGATGGCGTCCACGACGAATTACCGGAGTCGGTAAACAGTCCGTCTCTATCCGATGAGGACGCCCGCGGGACGGACACCCTCGACTCCGAACACGCCAAGAAGATCCTCACGCACCGAAGCAAGTACGACTACGCCAGCCACAAGCACGTCGAGATTCGCGTCTTGTGGGCGACTGGAATGCGGATGGGTGCGTTGCGCGGGATTGACCTCCCTGACGTCCACCTCGAACAGCAGTTCATCGAGTTGAATCACCGTCCAGACACCGACACGCCGCTGAAGAACAACGTCCGGGGCGAGCGGGAGGTCGCGTTGGACACAACGACAACGAACGTGCTGCGGGACTACATCGACGAGAACCGCGTCGACGCCGGCGACAAGTACGGACGAGACCCGCTGCTGACGACGAAATTCGGACGGGCCAGCGACAACTCGGTGCGAGCTTGGATGTACCAGATGACCCGGCCGTGCGAAGCCGGGATGGGGTGTCCGCACGGCCGCGACCCCGACCGCTGCGAGGCCGTCGACGGTCAGACCCGAATGTCGGCGAGCAAGTGTCCGGATTCCGTCGCCCCGCACGCAGTCCGACGGGGCGCGATCACCCACCACCTACAGCAAGACACGCCCCCGAGGGTGGTGAGTGATCGGATGAACGTCGGGAGAGACACGCTCTCGAAGCACTACGACGCGCGGACGCCGCGCGAAAAGATGGAGCAGCGCAGAAACCACCTCCCCGACATCTGAACGGTGTAGAAAGGTTCGGGCTGTCGACAGAGTGCAGCCCTATGCACACTTTTAAACTTGACTACCGCCATCAGACAAGATAATGTCTGAATCCCCCAATCTCCGCGAGTACGTCCCGGACTCGTGTCGGGACTTGCTGGAGATGGAAGACAACGCACTGAAGAGCGAAATTCCTTCTCTCGCCCGTGACCAAGGCCGTATGGGTGAAGTCGAACAGGCCGTCAAGTCCCTCCCATCCCACCACGACCTCCACCAAGGTGACTCGCGGAACGTGCTGAAGGAACTCGACGACGAGTCCGTCGACCTCGCTGTCACCTCTCCGCCCTACTTCAACCTCAAGGACTACGAGACCCCGGAGGACGGCCAGCTCGGGGACATCGACGACTACGAACGGTTCATCGAGCTTCTCGACGACGTCTGGAGCGAGTGCGAACGCGTCCTCCGCCCCGGCGGCCGCCTGTGCGTTGTCGTCGGCGACGTCCTCCGCTCGAGATCCGAACACGGTCGCCACCGCGTCGTCCCGCTCCACGCCACCATCCAAGAACACGCCACCGATCTCGGCTTCGACAACCTCGCGCCGATCATCTGGTACAAAATCGGGAACGCGTCGCTGGAGGCCGGCGGGAATGCTCGATTCCTCGGTAAGCCCTACGAACCCGGGGCGGTCGTGAAGAACGACATCGAGTACATCCTTCTGTTTAGGAAGGTCAACGGCGGGTACCGCAGTCCTTCCATCGAACAGCGAATCCTGTCGACCATCGAGGCCGACGAACACCAGAAGATGTTCCGGCAGATCTGGGACGACATCAAGGGCGAACGACAGAAAGACCACCCCGCCCCCTACCCGTCGGATCTCGCCGACCGCCTCATCAGGATGTTCTCGTTCGTGGGTGACACCGTC
It encodes:
- a CDS encoding tyrosine-type recombinase/integrase; translation: MTEPENLEDLNPEQGRKMYLEDRRGEVSAATLQSHGYRLDQFVDWCRGEEIENLNELSGRDVQTFKLARKQEGLAPATLKSQMDTLRVFLRFCASIDGVHDELPESVNSPSLSDEDARGTDTLDSEHAKKILTHRSKYDYASHKHVEIRVLWATGMRMGALRGIDLPDVHLEQQFIELNHRPDTDTPLKNNVRGEREVALDTTTTNVLRDYIDENRVDAGDKYGRDPLLTTKFGRASDNSVRAWMYQMTRPCEAGMGCPHGRDPDRCEAVDGQTRMSASKCPDSVAPHAVRRGAITHHLQQDTPPRVVSDRMNVGRDTLSKHYDARTPREKMEQRRNHLPDI
- a CDS encoding DNA-methyltransferase, with the translated sequence MSESPNLREYVPDSCRDLLEMEDNALKSEIPSLARDQGRMGEVEQAVKSLPSHHDLHQGDSRNVLKELDDESVDLAVTSPPYFNLKDYETPEDGQLGDIDDYERFIELLDDVWSECERVLRPGGRLCVVVGDVLRSRSEHGRHRVVPLHATIQEHATDLGFDNLAPIIWYKIGNASLEAGGNARFLGKPYEPGAVVKNDIEYILLFRKVNGGYRSPSIEQRILSTIEADEHQKMFRQIWDDIKGERQKDHPAPYPSDLADRLIRMFSFVGDTVLDPFAGTGSTAVAASRCGRNSVSIELEPEYVDIAEERIQAERGTLTNYQNLSVTVER